A DNA window from Streptomyces sp. CA-278952 contains the following coding sequences:
- a CDS encoding type I polyketide synthase, producing the protein MSDPVPCQLPIAVVGVGALVPGATDAAGYWRIVTGGRDLITEVPATRWRVEDHYDPDPAAPDKTYARRGAFLPEVDFDPLAYGVPPANLPATDTSQLLALMVADQVLTDAGGPAGVDRDRTGVVLGAAALELLPHMYGRAHRPAWLAGLRESGLDETEAQAVCDRIAARFEPWRESTFPGLLGNVVAGRIANRFDLHGINHTTDAACASSLAALSTAVGELSLGRADLVISGGVDTGNDIGMFLCFSKTPALSPTGDCRPFSAAADGTMLGEAVVMYALKRLSDAERDGDRIHAVIRGIGTSSDGRSTAIYAPLPEGQERALRRAYEGAGYGPETVELVEAHGTGTKAGDTAELAALTAVFGASGRPDGQWCAIGSVKSQIGHTKCAAGAAGLLKAVTALHHQVLPPTVKVERPNPAAAAPDGPFYVNTETRPWVRPAGHPRRAAVSSFGFGGSNFHVTLEEYAPSGGPGRPALRHRTASSELVLFGGDSPSDLMAPRTDDDRPLAALARESQAAFSPAARVRLAVVATDAEDLREKYAQALALIRRRPDAAFSTPTGVRYAYGEAAPGRIGFLFPGQGSQYVGMGAGLAMLAPTAQAVWDRLGGTRFDGRPLHRVVFPPPAFTDGERAARRALLDATEWAQPALAVHALALLEVVRELGLRPDCVAGHSFGELVALTCAGALEPESLVSLARRRGELMRDAADAPGAMLAVAADRTRVAGVLAGGGFGDLWPANHNSPCQVVLSGSVEAVARAEKAFSAEGVGTRRPATSTAFHCPLVAPAVEPLAAYLRTVPLAEPRIEVYGNADAAPYPSSPDEVRRRIAGHLASPVLFQDQIEAMYAAGVRTFVEVGAGATLTGLVHQILGDREHAAVPLDRKARPGADTLHAALGELAVRGVPLDLDTLWAPYASPGTPAKEREPRMTVKISGANHGQSPPTRAASAELSPAPAPEPRHRPQPAPAPVPVPTSTSPSMSTSPSMSAPASDTPAVPMPAHIPSPSHAQQPSAHEADAAETVGAGPTVGGDWFAAVESIQRQTAETHAVCQRLLTDSHLAFLRMTETTLAAMLGAPNPAADGSVDGDIPAPTAPLPLPRSSSPRHLPAPPMTASAPVVAVVPAAAPTPAPVTPTLSAAAAAAAPAPAPAVPLPAPETAAAPVDDAGVDDAVSLSPPELEELLLSVVARLTGYPTAMLNMDMELEADLGVDSIKRVEILSAVRRQVGDVAAGDPGQLGKLRTLREIVETLTGSPRPPGPPEPDARAGHSVAAGTPVVREAPAPSAPSAPSAPSAPDDGAGERTPLTRLVPRLVESPASGLTTAGLLDGPVAVTGGGPDGCSIVGLVARKLTERGVAATAVADVPEDARGVVHLGGLTAGGTPDGAREVHRSALRAARAVAPRAAGGGGLFVTVQDTGGDFGLSGHAPGRVWLGGVAGLARTAAKEWPDSSVKVVDCERGGRDDEEVAEAIVGELLEGGADLEVGLRADGTRALLRMAPQPVTPAGTRRISGASVIVATGGARGVTAAALLDLARTHRPRIVLLGRTELAAEPAGLASGTDEPALTRLLAERAPDAADSSPARIAERAREILAAREVRSTLAELEAAGSSARYVRVDVRDGEALAAALRTVRETWGPVTGIVHGAGVLADKRIVDKTDEQAESVMATKVDGLRALLAATADDPLDTMVLFSSVAAVFGNAGQSDYAMANEVLHLVASAEQARRPGCLVRCVAWGPWQGGMVTPALAAHFGRSGVPLIPLAQGAAAFTAEVDGVAGEARVVLAAGDDPAALAPAGDLWRAQVLVRSDTLPQLADHAPAGVPVLPVALVLNWFAGAATAWLPAAGRLVLRDLRVYQKYALPELSGPGHRLTVLGSRGAPGSPSGLDAELRGEDGPAHFRAVLDTGAGEPDATAWDTPDGLKPLDRATPYDGDVLFHGPRFHALRTVRGLSEHGAEATVAGLRALGWADEHGPLDPAAVDGALQLALLWGEKVLGAATLPMAVAECRVHRRGPVDGAVRCVVRGRKAHDTGARCDAALIDADGSVLVELIGVELVLRPS; encoded by the coding sequence GTGTCCGACCCCGTCCCCTGCCAGCTCCCCATCGCCGTGGTCGGGGTGGGTGCCCTGGTGCCCGGTGCCACGGACGCGGCGGGCTACTGGCGGATCGTGACCGGTGGCCGCGACCTGATCACCGAGGTTCCCGCCACCCGCTGGCGCGTGGAGGACCACTATGACCCGGATCCGGCCGCCCCCGACAAGACGTACGCCCGCCGGGGCGCGTTCCTACCCGAGGTGGACTTCGATCCCCTGGCCTATGGGGTGCCGCCCGCCAATCTGCCGGCGACGGACACCTCCCAACTGCTCGCCCTGATGGTCGCCGACCAGGTGCTGACGGATGCCGGCGGTCCGGCCGGGGTGGACCGCGACCGGACCGGCGTCGTCCTCGGCGCGGCGGCTCTCGAACTCCTTCCGCACATGTACGGGCGCGCCCACCGCCCCGCATGGCTCGCGGGGCTGCGGGAGAGCGGACTCGACGAGACCGAGGCGCAGGCCGTGTGCGACCGCATCGCGGCCCGCTTCGAGCCGTGGCGGGAATCGACCTTCCCCGGACTGCTCGGCAACGTCGTCGCGGGCCGGATCGCCAACCGGTTCGATCTGCACGGCATCAACCACACCACCGACGCCGCCTGTGCCAGCTCGCTCGCGGCCCTGTCGACGGCCGTCGGCGAACTGTCCCTGGGCCGGGCCGACCTGGTGATCAGCGGCGGGGTGGACACCGGGAACGACATCGGCATGTTCCTGTGCTTCTCCAAGACGCCCGCGCTGTCCCCCACGGGCGACTGCCGGCCGTTCTCGGCCGCGGCGGACGGCACCATGCTCGGCGAAGCGGTCGTCATGTACGCACTGAAGCGGTTGTCCGACGCGGAGCGTGACGGCGACCGGATCCACGCGGTGATCCGGGGTATCGGCACCTCGTCCGACGGCCGGAGCACGGCGATCTACGCCCCGCTGCCCGAGGGCCAGGAACGGGCCCTGCGACGCGCCTACGAGGGAGCCGGCTACGGGCCGGAGACCGTGGAGCTGGTCGAGGCGCACGGGACCGGCACGAAGGCCGGGGACACCGCCGAACTGGCGGCGCTGACGGCGGTGTTCGGTGCGTCGGGACGCCCGGACGGGCAGTGGTGCGCGATCGGTTCGGTCAAGTCGCAGATCGGCCACACCAAGTGCGCCGCGGGCGCGGCGGGACTACTCAAGGCGGTCACGGCCCTGCACCACCAGGTACTGCCTCCGACGGTCAAGGTGGAACGGCCGAATCCGGCGGCCGCCGCTCCGGACGGCCCGTTCTACGTCAACACCGAGACCCGTCCGTGGGTCCGGCCGGCCGGTCATCCGCGGCGGGCGGCGGTGTCGAGCTTCGGTTTCGGCGGCAGCAACTTCCACGTCACGCTGGAGGAGTACGCGCCGTCGGGCGGCCCGGGGCGCCCGGCCCTGCGCCACCGCACGGCGTCGAGCGAGCTCGTCCTGTTCGGTGGCGACTCCCCGTCGGACCTGATGGCGCCCCGGACGGACGACGATCGTCCGCTGGCCGCGCTGGCGCGGGAGAGCCAGGCCGCCTTCTCCCCCGCCGCCCGGGTGCGGCTGGCCGTCGTCGCCACCGACGCCGAGGACCTGCGGGAGAAGTACGCGCAGGCGCTCGCACTGATCCGGCGGCGCCCCGACGCGGCGTTCTCGACACCCACCGGGGTCCGGTACGCGTACGGGGAGGCCGCGCCCGGCCGTATCGGTTTCCTGTTCCCGGGACAGGGGTCCCAGTACGTCGGGATGGGAGCCGGTCTCGCGATGCTGGCGCCGACCGCCCAGGCCGTATGGGACCGGCTGGGCGGCACCCGCTTCGACGGGCGGCCCCTGCACCGGGTCGTGTTCCCGCCGCCCGCCTTCACCGACGGGGAACGCGCCGCCCGGCGGGCCCTGCTGGACGCCACCGAGTGGGCGCAGCCGGCCCTGGCGGTGCACGCGCTGGCGCTGCTGGAGGTGGTGCGGGAGCTGGGCCTGCGGCCGGACTGCGTGGCGGGCCACAGCTTCGGTGAGCTGGTGGCGCTGACGTGCGCGGGCGCGCTGGAGCCGGAGTCGCTGGTGAGTCTGGCCCGTCGCCGCGGTGAGCTGATGCGGGACGCGGCGGACGCCCCGGGCGCGATGCTGGCGGTGGCGGCGGACCGTACGCGCGTGGCCGGAGTTCTGGCCGGTGGCGGGTTCGGCGACCTCTGGCCGGCCAACCACAACTCCCCGTGCCAAGTGGTGCTCTCGGGATCGGTGGAGGCCGTCGCACGTGCCGAGAAGGCGTTCTCGGCCGAGGGGGTCGGCACGCGTCGGCCGGCCACGTCGACCGCCTTCCACTGTCCGCTGGTCGCCCCGGCCGTCGAGCCGCTCGCCGCGTACCTGCGCACGGTGCCGCTCGCGGAGCCCCGGATCGAGGTCTACGGCAACGCGGACGCGGCGCCGTACCCCTCGTCCCCCGACGAGGTGCGCCGCCGGATCGCCGGTCATCTCGCCTCCCCGGTGCTCTTCCAGGACCAGATCGAGGCGATGTACGCGGCGGGGGTTCGCACCTTCGTCGAGGTCGGCGCGGGCGCCACGCTGACCGGGCTGGTCCACCAGATCCTCGGCGACCGCGAGCACGCGGCCGTCCCCCTGGACCGGAAGGCCCGGCCCGGTGCCGACACCCTGCACGCCGCGCTCGGCGAACTCGCCGTACGCGGCGTCCCCCTCGATCTCGACACGCTCTGGGCACCGTACGCCTCGCCCGGAACCCCGGCGAAGGAGCGCGAGCCCCGCATGACGGTGAAGATCAGCGGAGCGAACCACGGTCAGTCGCCGCCGACCCGCGCCGCGTCGGCCGAGCTGTCGCCCGCTCCGGCACCTGAGCCCCGGCACCGACCGCAGCCCGCTCCGGCACCCGTGCCCGTACCAACGTCCACGTCCCCGTCCATGTCCACGTCCCCGTCCATGTCCGCGCCCGCGTCCGACACCCCGGCGGTCCCCATGCCCGCGCACATCCCCTCCCCGTCCCACGCCCAGCAGCCTTCGGCGCACGAGGCCGACGCCGCTGAGACCGTCGGAGCCGGGCCCACGGTCGGCGGCGACTGGTTCGCCGCCGTCGAGAGCATCCAACGGCAGACGGCGGAGACCCACGCGGTCTGCCAGCGCCTCCTGACCGACAGCCATCTGGCCTTCCTCCGGATGACGGAGACGACCCTGGCCGCGATGCTCGGGGCGCCGAACCCGGCAGCGGACGGGTCCGTGGACGGGGACATCCCGGCTCCCACGGCTCCACTGCCGCTGCCCCGCTCCTCGTCACCGCGGCACCTGCCGGCGCCGCCCATGACGGCGTCGGCCCCGGTCGTGGCCGTCGTCCCGGCCGCGGCGCCCACGCCCGCTCCTGTCACGCCCACCCTTTCCGCAGCCGCAGCCGCAGCGGCCCCGGCCCCGGCCCCGGCGGTGCCTTTGCCCGCCCCGGAGACGGCTGCCGCTCCCGTGGACGACGCCGGCGTCGACGACGCGGTGTCCCTGTCGCCGCCGGAGCTGGAGGAGTTGCTCCTGTCGGTGGTGGCCCGCCTCACCGGCTATCCCACCGCCATGCTCAACATGGACATGGAGCTGGAAGCCGATCTGGGCGTCGACTCCATCAAGCGCGTCGAGATCCTGTCGGCGGTGCGACGGCAGGTGGGCGACGTGGCGGCGGGGGACCCCGGGCAGCTCGGCAAGCTCCGTACGCTGCGCGAGATCGTCGAGACGCTGACCGGCAGCCCCCGGCCTCCCGGGCCCCCGGAGCCGGATGCCCGGGCCGGGCACTCCGTGGCCGCCGGGACCCCGGTCGTCCGCGAGGCGCCCGCCCCGTCCGCCCCATCCGCGCCGTCCGCCCCGTCCGCCCCCGACGACGGGGCGGGTGAGCGTACGCCGCTGACACGGCTGGTACCGCGTCTGGTGGAGTCGCCCGCGTCCGGGCTGACCACGGCGGGACTGCTGGACGGGCCCGTCGCGGTGACCGGCGGGGGTCCGGACGGGTGCTCGATCGTCGGCCTGGTGGCCCGGAAGCTGACGGAACGCGGCGTGGCCGCCACCGCCGTGGCTGACGTACCCGAGGACGCCCGCGGTGTCGTCCACCTCGGCGGGCTGACCGCGGGCGGTACGCCCGACGGGGCACGGGAGGTCCACCGGTCGGCGCTCCGCGCCGCACGCGCGGTGGCACCACGGGCGGCGGGGGGCGGCGGACTGTTCGTGACCGTCCAGGACACCGGGGGCGACTTCGGGCTCTCGGGTCACGCGCCCGGCCGTGTGTGGCTGGGCGGGGTCGCCGGTCTGGCCAGGACCGCGGCGAAGGAGTGGCCGGACTCCTCGGTCAAGGTCGTCGACTGCGAGCGGGGCGGCCGGGACGACGAGGAGGTCGCCGAAGCGATCGTCGGGGAGCTGCTCGAAGGCGGGGCCGACCTGGAGGTGGGCCTCCGCGCGGACGGCACGCGCGCGCTGCTGCGGATGGCGCCCCAGCCGGTCACGCCCGCCGGGACCCGGCGGATCTCCGGCGCTTCCGTGATCGTGGCCACCGGCGGGGCCCGCGGGGTGACCGCGGCGGCCCTGCTCGACCTGGCCAGGACCCACCGCCCGCGGATCGTGCTGCTCGGGAGGACGGAGCTCGCCGCCGAGCCGGCCGGGCTGGCGTCGGGCACCGACGAACCGGCGCTCACCCGGCTGCTCGCGGAGCGGGCCCCGGACGCGGCGGACTCCTCGCCCGCCCGGATCGCGGAGCGGGCCCGGGAGATTCTGGCCGCGCGCGAAGTGCGGTCGACCCTGGCGGAGTTGGAGGCCGCCGGATCGTCCGCCCGGTACGTCCGGGTGGACGTCCGCGACGGTGAAGCGCTCGCGGCCGCTCTGCGCACCGTGCGCGAGACGTGGGGGCCGGTCACCGGCATCGTCCACGGTGCGGGGGTGCTGGCCGACAAGCGGATCGTCGACAAGACGGACGAGCAGGCCGAGTCGGTCATGGCCACGAAGGTGGACGGTCTGCGGGCGCTGCTGGCGGCGACGGCGGACGATCCGCTGGACACGATGGTCCTCTTCTCGTCGGTGGCCGCCGTGTTCGGCAACGCGGGGCAGAGCGACTACGCCATGGCCAATGAGGTTCTCCACCTGGTCGCGTCCGCCGAGCAGGCCCGTCGGCCCGGCTGCCTGGTGCGGTGTGTGGCCTGGGGACCCTGGCAGGGCGGCATGGTCACCCCGGCCCTGGCCGCGCACTTCGGCCGGTCCGGGGTTCCGCTCATCCCCCTGGCCCAGGGGGCCGCGGCCTTCACGGCCGAGGTGGACGGTGTCGCCGGCGAGGCCCGCGTGGTCCTGGCGGCGGGAGACGATCCGGCCGCCCTGGCCCCGGCGGGCGATCTGTGGCGCGCACAGGTGCTGGTCCGTTCGGACACGCTGCCGCAGCTGGCCGACCACGCGCCCGCCGGTGTTCCGGTGCTGCCCGTGGCCCTGGTCCTGAACTGGTTCGCGGGCGCGGCCACGGCCTGGCTGCCGGCTGCCGGGCGGCTCGTCCTGCGTGATCTGCGGGTGTACCAGAAGTACGCCCTGCCGGAGCTGTCCGGCCCGGGCCACCGGCTCACCGTGCTCGGCAGCCGGGGCGCTCCCGGTTCACCGTCGGGTCTGGACGCGGAGCTGCGTGGCGAGGACGGCCCGGCGCACTTCCGGGCCGTCCTGGACACCGGGGCCGGGGAGCCCGACGCGACCGCGTGGGACACCCCGGACGGGCTCAAGCCTCTCGACCGGGCCACACCCTATGACGGGGATGTCCTCTTCCACGGCCCCCGGTTCCACGCCCTGCGCACGGTGCGCGGCTTGTCGGAGCACGGGGCGGAGGCGACCGTCGCGGGCCTGCGGGCCCTGGGCTGGGCGGACGAGCACGGTCCGCTCGATCCGGCGGCCGTGGACGGCGCGCTGCAACTCGCCCTGCTGTGGGGCGAGAAGGTGCTCGGGGCGGCGACGCTGCCGATGGCCGTCGCGGAGTGCCGGGTGCACCGGCGCGGCCCGGTGGACGGCGCCGTGCGCTGTGTGGTGCGGGGACGGAAGGCACACGACACCGGGGCGCGCTGCGACGCGGCGCTGATCGACGCCGACGGGTCCGTCCTGGTCGAGCTGATCGGTGTCGAGCTCGTCCTCCGCCCCTCCTGA